A window of the Choristoneura fumiferana chromosome 30, NRCan_CFum_1, whole genome shotgun sequence genome harbors these coding sequences:
- the LOC141444567 gene encoding uncharacterized protein isoform X3, whose translation MICLLPGCESRTGNKGKGQNITSFHRFPSLSSPVRQKWVEFVNRSQVGNWTLRKCHRLCSKHFSLDSFIVSNNNRVYLKDTAVPTIMFSSHIKKIVRTHSRNVRAVPLLRCVDKSNLLAHATPTTASTHSPGEETVPSSNHLPHPTQTPASRCNPDGVVVPSTHPVNNPKLLLCATPTTASRCNPDGGVVPVPSSHPVNNPKLLPHATPTTASTCSPGRETISASHHVSNPLPHPTPTTASRCNPDGAIVQSSHRVKNPNLFRGSILITRSAVPLLRRVNNLNLLPPASRTSAPIPIRRRYNATPASNNNNDELHKKIEKLQKELARIQKLAKKRFLKINALKKRVYRLQKSNLEQGNALVELLEKEE comes from the exons ATGATTTGCTTACTTCCTGGTTGCGAGTCGCGAACGGGAAATAAAGGAAAAGGACAGAATATCACAAGCTTTCATAG ATTTCCAAGTTTAAGCTCTCCAGTTAGGCAGAAATGGGTGGAATTTGTTAATCGTAGTCAAGTTGGTAATTGGACGCTAAGAAAATGTCACAGGCTTTGCTCCAAACATTTTTCGCTAGAttcctttattgtaagtaacAATAATCGCGTATATTTAAAGGATACCGCTGTACCCACAATAATG TTTTCATCTCATATCAAAAAGATTGTGCGAACCCACAGTCGAAACGTTAGAGCAGTACCATTATTGCGTTGTGTGGATAAATCTAATTTG TTAGCTCATGCTACCCCTACAACTGCATCAACCCACAGTCCTGGTGAAGAAACGGTACCATCATCAAACCAT TTACCACATCCTACCCAGACCCCTGCATCAAGATGCAATCCTGATGGAGTAGTGGTACCATCAACGCACCCTGTAAATAACCCAAAATtg TTACTATGTGCTACCCCGACAACTGCATCAAGATGCAATCCTGATGGAGGAGTGGTACCGGTACCATCATCGCACCCTGTAAATAACCCAAAATtg TTACCACATGCTACCCCGACCACTGCATCAACTTGCAGTCCTGGTAGAGAAACAATATCTGCATCACACCATGTAAGTAACCCG TTACCACATCCTACCCCGACCACTGCATCAAGATGCAATCCTGATGGAGCAATAGTACAATCATCTCATCGTGTAAAAAACCCGAACTTG TTCCGAGGTTCTATCCTGATCACACGATCAGCGGTACCATTATTGCGTCGTGTGAATAACCTGAACTTA CTCCCACCTGCCAGTCGGACCAGCGCACCAATACCAATCCGCAGGCGCTACAACGCAACGCCtgctagtaataataataatgatgaacttcataaaaaaattgaaaaattacaGAAGGAATTGGCAAGAATTCAAAAGCTCGCGAAGAAACGCTTTCTCAAAATTAACGCTCTAAAAAAGCGCGTTTACAGACTTCAGAAAAGTAATCTAGAGCAGGGCAATGCATTGGTTGAACTGTTGGAAAAAGAAGAATAG
- the LOC141444567 gene encoding uncharacterized protein isoform X4, with the protein MICLLPGCESRTGNKGKGQNITSFHRFPSLSSPVRQKWVEFVNRSQVGNWTLRKCHRLCSKHFSLDSFIVSNNNRVYLKDTAVPTIMFSSHIKKIVRTHSRNVRAVPLLRCVDKSNLLPHPTQTPASRCNPDGVVVPSTHPVNNPKLLLCATPTTASRCNPDGGVVPVPSSHPVNNPKLLPHATPTTASTCSPGRETISASHHVSNPLPHPTPTTASRCNPDGAIVQSSHRVKNPNLFRGSILITRSAVPLLRRVNNLNLLPPASRTSAPIPIRRRYNATPASNNNNDELHKKIEKLQKELARIQKLAKKRFLKINALKKRVYRLQKSNLEQGNALVELLEKEE; encoded by the exons ATGATTTGCTTACTTCCTGGTTGCGAGTCGCGAACGGGAAATAAAGGAAAAGGACAGAATATCACAAGCTTTCATAG ATTTCCAAGTTTAAGCTCTCCAGTTAGGCAGAAATGGGTGGAATTTGTTAATCGTAGTCAAGTTGGTAATTGGACGCTAAGAAAATGTCACAGGCTTTGCTCCAAACATTTTTCGCTAGAttcctttattgtaagtaacAATAATCGCGTATATTTAAAGGATACCGCTGTACCCACAATAATG TTTTCATCTCATATCAAAAAGATTGTGCGAACCCACAGTCGAAACGTTAGAGCAGTACCATTATTGCGTTGTGTGGATAAATCTAATTTG TTACCACATCCTACCCAGACCCCTGCATCAAGATGCAATCCTGATGGAGTAGTGGTACCATCAACGCACCCTGTAAATAACCCAAAATtg TTACTATGTGCTACCCCGACAACTGCATCAAGATGCAATCCTGATGGAGGAGTGGTACCGGTACCATCATCGCACCCTGTAAATAACCCAAAATtg TTACCACATGCTACCCCGACCACTGCATCAACTTGCAGTCCTGGTAGAGAAACAATATCTGCATCACACCATGTAAGTAACCCG TTACCACATCCTACCCCGACCACTGCATCAAGATGCAATCCTGATGGAGCAATAGTACAATCATCTCATCGTGTAAAAAACCCGAACTTG TTCCGAGGTTCTATCCTGATCACACGATCAGCGGTACCATTATTGCGTCGTGTGAATAACCTGAACTTA CTCCCACCTGCCAGTCGGACCAGCGCACCAATACCAATCCGCAGGCGCTACAACGCAACGCCtgctagtaataataataatgatgaacttcataaaaaaattgaaaaattacaGAAGGAATTGGCAAGAATTCAAAAGCTCGCGAAGAAACGCTTTCTCAAAATTAACGCTCTAAAAAAGCGCGTTTACAGACTTCAGAAAAGTAATCTAGAGCAGGGCAATGCATTGGTTGAACTGTTGGAAAAAGAAGAATAG
- the LOC141444567 gene encoding uncharacterized protein isoform X5: MICLLPGCESRTGNKGKGQNITSFHRFPSLSSPVRQKWVEFVNRSQVGNWTLRKCHRLCSKHFSLDSFIVSNNNRVYLKDTAVPTIMFSSHIKKIVRTHSRNVRAVPLLRCVDKSNLLAHATPTTASTHSPGEETVPSSNHVNYVKLLPHPTQTPASRCNPDGVVVPSTHPVNNPKLLPHATPTTASTCSPGRETISASHHVSNPLPHPTPTTASRCNPDGAIVQSSHRVKNPNLFRGSILITRSAVPLLRRVNNLNLLPPASRTSAPIPIRRRYNATPASNNNNDELHKKIEKLQKELARIQKLAKKRFLKINALKKRVYRLQKSNLEQGNALVELLEKEE; this comes from the exons ATGATTTGCTTACTTCCTGGTTGCGAGTCGCGAACGGGAAATAAAGGAAAAGGACAGAATATCACAAGCTTTCATAG ATTTCCAAGTTTAAGCTCTCCAGTTAGGCAGAAATGGGTGGAATTTGTTAATCGTAGTCAAGTTGGTAATTGGACGCTAAGAAAATGTCACAGGCTTTGCTCCAAACATTTTTCGCTAGAttcctttattgtaagtaacAATAATCGCGTATATTTAAAGGATACCGCTGTACCCACAATAATG TTTTCATCTCATATCAAAAAGATTGTGCGAACCCACAGTCGAAACGTTAGAGCAGTACCATTATTGCGTTGTGTGGATAAATCTAATTTG TTAGCTCATGCTACCCCTACAACTGCATCAACCCACAGTCCTGGTGAAGAAACGGTACCATCATCAAACCATGTAAATTATGTGAAAttg TTACCACATCCTACCCAGACCCCTGCATCAAGATGCAATCCTGATGGAGTAGTGGTACCATCAACGCACCCTGTAAATAACCCAAAATtg TTACCACATGCTACCCCGACCACTGCATCAACTTGCAGTCCTGGTAGAGAAACAATATCTGCATCACACCATGTAAGTAACCCG TTACCACATCCTACCCCGACCACTGCATCAAGATGCAATCCTGATGGAGCAATAGTACAATCATCTCATCGTGTAAAAAACCCGAACTTG TTCCGAGGTTCTATCCTGATCACACGATCAGCGGTACCATTATTGCGTCGTGTGAATAACCTGAACTTA CTCCCACCTGCCAGTCGGACCAGCGCACCAATACCAATCCGCAGGCGCTACAACGCAACGCCtgctagtaataataataatgatgaacttcataaaaaaattgaaaaattacaGAAGGAATTGGCAAGAATTCAAAAGCTCGCGAAGAAACGCTTTCTCAAAATTAACGCTCTAAAAAAGCGCGTTTACAGACTTCAGAAAAGTAATCTAGAGCAGGGCAATGCATTGGTTGAACTGTTGGAAAAAGAAGAATAG
- the LOC141444567 gene encoding uncharacterized protein isoform X2 translates to MICLLPGCESRTGNKGKGQNITSFHRFPSLSSPVRQKWVEFVNRSQVGNWTLRKCHRLCSKHFSLDSFIVSNNNRVYLKDTAVPTIMFSSHIKKIVRTHSRNVRAVPLLRCVDKSNLLAHATPTTASTHSPGEETVPSSNHVNYVKLLPHPTQTPASRCNPDGVVVPSTHPVNNPKLLLCATPTTASRCNPDGGVVPVPSSHPVNNPKLLPHATPTTASTCSPGRETISASHHLPHPTPTTASRCNPDGAIVQSSHRVKNPNLFRGSILITRSAVPLLRRVNNLNLLPPASRTSAPIPIRRRYNATPASNNNNDELHKKIEKLQKELARIQKLAKKRFLKINALKKRVYRLQKSNLEQGNALVELLEKEE, encoded by the exons ATGATTTGCTTACTTCCTGGTTGCGAGTCGCGAACGGGAAATAAAGGAAAAGGACAGAATATCACAAGCTTTCATAG ATTTCCAAGTTTAAGCTCTCCAGTTAGGCAGAAATGGGTGGAATTTGTTAATCGTAGTCAAGTTGGTAATTGGACGCTAAGAAAATGTCACAGGCTTTGCTCCAAACATTTTTCGCTAGAttcctttattgtaagtaacAATAATCGCGTATATTTAAAGGATACCGCTGTACCCACAATAATG TTTTCATCTCATATCAAAAAGATTGTGCGAACCCACAGTCGAAACGTTAGAGCAGTACCATTATTGCGTTGTGTGGATAAATCTAATTTG TTAGCTCATGCTACCCCTACAACTGCATCAACCCACAGTCCTGGTGAAGAAACGGTACCATCATCAAACCATGTAAATTATGTGAAAttg TTACCACATCCTACCCAGACCCCTGCATCAAGATGCAATCCTGATGGAGTAGTGGTACCATCAACGCACCCTGTAAATAACCCAAAATtg TTACTATGTGCTACCCCGACAACTGCATCAAGATGCAATCCTGATGGAGGAGTGGTACCGGTACCATCATCGCACCCTGTAAATAACCCAAAATtg TTACCACATGCTACCCCGACCACTGCATCAACTTGCAGTCCTGGTAGAGAAACAATATCTGCATCACACCAT TTACCACATCCTACCCCGACCACTGCATCAAGATGCAATCCTGATGGAGCAATAGTACAATCATCTCATCGTGTAAAAAACCCGAACTTG TTCCGAGGTTCTATCCTGATCACACGATCAGCGGTACCATTATTGCGTCGTGTGAATAACCTGAACTTA CTCCCACCTGCCAGTCGGACCAGCGCACCAATACCAATCCGCAGGCGCTACAACGCAACGCCtgctagtaataataataatgatgaacttcataaaaaaattgaaaaattacaGAAGGAATTGGCAAGAATTCAAAAGCTCGCGAAGAAACGCTTTCTCAAAATTAACGCTCTAAAAAAGCGCGTTTACAGACTTCAGAAAAGTAATCTAGAGCAGGGCAATGCATTGGTTGAACTGTTGGAAAAAGAAGAATAG
- the LOC141444567 gene encoding uncharacterized protein isoform X1, whose product MICLLPGCESRTGNKGKGQNITSFHRFPSLSSPVRQKWVEFVNRSQVGNWTLRKCHRLCSKHFSLDSFIVSNNNRVYLKDTAVPTIMFSSHIKKIVRTHSRNVRAVPLLRCVDKSNLLAHATPTTASTHSPGEETVPSSNHVNYVKLLPHPTQTPASRCNPDGVVVPSTHPVNNPKLLLCATPTTASRCNPDGGVVPVPSSHPVNNPKLLPHATPTTASTCSPGRETISASHHVSNPLPHPTPTTASRCNPDGAIVQSSHRVKNPNLFRGSILITRSAVPLLRRVNNLNLLPPASRTSAPIPIRRRYNATPASNNNNDELHKKIEKLQKELARIQKLAKKRFLKINALKKRVYRLQKSNLEQGNALVELLEKEE is encoded by the exons ATGATTTGCTTACTTCCTGGTTGCGAGTCGCGAACGGGAAATAAAGGAAAAGGACAGAATATCACAAGCTTTCATAG ATTTCCAAGTTTAAGCTCTCCAGTTAGGCAGAAATGGGTGGAATTTGTTAATCGTAGTCAAGTTGGTAATTGGACGCTAAGAAAATGTCACAGGCTTTGCTCCAAACATTTTTCGCTAGAttcctttattgtaagtaacAATAATCGCGTATATTTAAAGGATACCGCTGTACCCACAATAATG TTTTCATCTCATATCAAAAAGATTGTGCGAACCCACAGTCGAAACGTTAGAGCAGTACCATTATTGCGTTGTGTGGATAAATCTAATTTG TTAGCTCATGCTACCCCTACAACTGCATCAACCCACAGTCCTGGTGAAGAAACGGTACCATCATCAAACCATGTAAATTATGTGAAAttg TTACCACATCCTACCCAGACCCCTGCATCAAGATGCAATCCTGATGGAGTAGTGGTACCATCAACGCACCCTGTAAATAACCCAAAATtg TTACTATGTGCTACCCCGACAACTGCATCAAGATGCAATCCTGATGGAGGAGTGGTACCGGTACCATCATCGCACCCTGTAAATAACCCAAAATtg TTACCACATGCTACCCCGACCACTGCATCAACTTGCAGTCCTGGTAGAGAAACAATATCTGCATCACACCATGTAAGTAACCCG TTACCACATCCTACCCCGACCACTGCATCAAGATGCAATCCTGATGGAGCAATAGTACAATCATCTCATCGTGTAAAAAACCCGAACTTG TTCCGAGGTTCTATCCTGATCACACGATCAGCGGTACCATTATTGCGTCGTGTGAATAACCTGAACTTA CTCCCACCTGCCAGTCGGACCAGCGCACCAATACCAATCCGCAGGCGCTACAACGCAACGCCtgctagtaataataataatgatgaacttcataaaaaaattgaaaaattacaGAAGGAATTGGCAAGAATTCAAAAGCTCGCGAAGAAACGCTTTCTCAAAATTAACGCTCTAAAAAAGCGCGTTTACAGACTTCAGAAAAGTAATCTAGAGCAGGGCAATGCATTGGTTGAACTGTTGGAAAAAGAAGAATAG